In the Gammaproteobacteria bacterium genome, ACCTTAGTCTATAGATTTTTGGCTTATAAAATTAACAAAGTATGCTAAAGTCCTGTTACGGCAGAGGCTTAGCCAGATTGCCCTTGCCTGTGAGCAGTTAAAACTAAAATTAATCAGCAAAAAACTCGACTATGGTCTAGTAAAAAAACAATAAATAGCTTGAGCGTTTTAGAACAATACGTTTTAATTAAAATTAGAAGCGTAGTGACTAATTTTTATTTTCTTATTTATTTATTTTTGAATATTTTTCAGAGGCACCATGAAATTTTCAGATGATTCTAACTTAGCTGCTAAATATTTACGTTTGGCAGTACCAAAAATGGTGCAACATAAAATCGTACCAAACCCACTTAATTATGCATTGTGGTATAGCTATTTTTCTAATGTGTCAAAAGATTTAAACACCGCGCTAGACAGTACAATTGAACGTTTTGGTACCTGTCCCCAGGTGGTGAGTGAAGCATTGTTTTTGTCACACTTATCAGACACTGACAAACTGGATCAAGTTGAAGGGTTTCAAGATTCGTTAATGAATTTGGCCAGTGGATTATCTGACAGTATTGAAGCGACCACACTCGATACTGGGACCCATTCAAACGAATTAAAAAAGAACCTACTAGAGCTAAATTCATCACTTGAGACAAGTGATGAACCATCGGTAATTAAGCAGTTGGCAACTTCTGTCCAAGCAATTTGTGAAAGCAATGATAAATTTCAACGCCAGATTGATTTGGCGTTATCAGAAATTGCGACGTTAAAATCTGAACTTGAAAATAGTAAACTTGAGGCGACAACCGATCATTTAACCGGTCTGTTTAACCGACGAGTGCTTGGCTCAATGTATCAAGATTTGTCGATGAAAAGTGCTGATATTGATATTGCACTGATAATGATTGATATTGATCACTTTAAAAAATTCAATGATACCTTTGGTCACAATATGGGTGATCAGGTCTTAAAGTTTGTCGGTAAATTATTACTTAATGAATGTAAATCGCCCTGTATTCCAGTTCGTCTTGGTGGTGAAGAGTTCACCATTTTATGCCCATCGTATAGTGTCAAACAAGCAGAGAAACTCGCTGAAGTCATCAGGCGTAAACTTGCTAGTGCCCCTTTAGTTAACGGCAAAACTAACGAAAAGATCCCACCGATCACGGCGTCTTTTGGCGTGGCACTCGCGGGTCCTAACGATATATTAACAACGGTATTAGAACGAGCAGACATGGCATTGTACTCAGCGAAATCTAATGGTCGCAACAGAGTGGAAGTCGCAGATTCTATGGCACAATTAAATTAGTTTTTAGCATGGGGTGTTGTCGTTATAACCGATTAAATTAACGGTAATAGCCCAGTTTGAAATTCAGGATCTCAACAGATAATAGCGAACGTAATTTTATTTTTAGCTGATTTACAGAAAGCTTAATTTGAATGCTTAATTTGAATGCTTAATTTGAATGCTTAATTTGAATGCTTGGTTGGAATACTTAGTTGGAATTCTAAAATATCGTAGCAATTGAAATAATAAATGATTAGCAGATAGTGCCATGGGGATTGGGTAGAAAAATTGGCGCGCATGGAAGGAGTCGAACCTCCGACCGCCTGGTTCGTAGCCAGGTACTCTATCCAGCTGAGCTACATGCGCACTAATCATAAAAAACAAATGGCGGAGAAGGAGGGATTCGAACCCTCGATGGGATTTAAAGCCCATACTCCCTTAGCAGGGGAGCGCCTTCGGCCACTCGGCCACCTCTCCGTCTTGCAGTGCATATTAAAGTCTTATGGTGAAAAGTCAACACTAAAACTGGTTGTTTGCACAATATTCATGCAAACAAGAGCTTAAATGCAATAATTCACCAGTTTTATGTATTTACCACATTAAATCATCTGGGATTTGGAAGTCAGCGTATGGGTCTTCTTCATCAACAGTGACCGGTTGGTTGTCATTAAGCAATAATACATATTGGCTA is a window encoding:
- a CDS encoding GGDEF domain-containing protein, translating into MKFSDDSNLAAKYLRLAVPKMVQHKIVPNPLNYALWYSYFSNVSKDLNTALDSTIERFGTCPQVVSEALFLSHLSDTDKLDQVEGFQDSLMNLASGLSDSIEATTLDTGTHSNELKKNLLELNSSLETSDEPSVIKQLATSVQAICESNDKFQRQIDLALSEIATLKSELENSKLEATTDHLTGLFNRRVLGSMYQDLSMKSADIDIALIMIDIDHFKKFNDTFGHNMGDQVLKFVGKLLLNECKSPCIPVRLGGEEFTILCPSYSVKQAEKLAEVIRRKLASAPLVNGKTNEKIPPITASFGVALAGPNDILTTVLERADMALYSAKSNGRNRVEVADSMAQLN